One genomic region from Microcystis panniformis FACHB-1757 encodes:
- a CDS encoding IS630 family transposase → MINLEFTEEEKNSLYYERFHHPHPRVQLKMEVLWLKSQKIPHQKICQLAGISPNTLLTYLRDEQEGGIEKLKEINFYRHKSELESQKETLKKYFEKNPPATINEAVYRREELTGIKRSPTQVRKFLKSMGMKCLKVGSLPSKADPDEQEDYKEKKLEPRLNEAKEGKRAVFFVDAAHFVMGAFLGFVWCFERLFVKSPSGRKRFNVLGALNAITHEVILVTYETYITATQVCELRSKIAALGLMIPITLVLDNARYQKCKIVEELALSLSIELLYLPSYSPNLNLIERLWKLVKKKCLYGKYYENFSDFSSAIYECLNDAHLKHKKELDSLLTLRFQKFNKSQIMNV, encoded by the coding sequence TTAACCTAGAATTCACGGAAGAAGAAAAGAACTCACTGTATTATGAAAGATTTCATCATCCCCATCCCCGGGTTCAACTGAAGATGGAAGTTCTCTGGTTAAAAAGCCAAAAGATACCGCACCAAAAAATTTGTCAGTTAGCAGGAATCTCGCCAAATACCTTATTAACCTATCTTCGAGATGAGCAAGAGGGCGGAATAGAAAAATTAAAAGAAATCAACTTCTATCGCCATAAAAGTGAATTAGAGTCTCAAAAAGAAACCCTCAAAAAATACTTCGAGAAAAATCCACCAGCCACAATAAATGAAGCTGTATATAGAAGAGAAGAATTGACAGGAATAAAACGAAGTCCTACCCAAGTGAGAAAATTTTTAAAATCAATGGGAATGAAATGTTTAAAAGTAGGTTCTCTTCCTTCTAAAGCTGACCCAGATGAACAAGAGGACTACAAAGAAAAAAAGCTAGAACCCAGACTAAATGAGGCAAAAGAAGGAAAAAGGGCTGTTTTTTTTGTTGATGCCGCTCACTTCGTCATGGGAGCATTTCTCGGTTTTGTTTGGTGTTTTGAGAGACTTTTTGTTAAGTCACCGAGCGGGCGTAAACGCTTCAATGTTTTAGGAGCATTAAATGCAATAACTCATGAAGTTATTCTGGTAACATATGAAACTTATATTACGGCAACTCAAGTCTGTGAACTCCGGTCAAAAATAGCTGCTTTAGGACTAATGATTCCCATCACTCTAGTCTTAGATAATGCCCGCTATCAAAAATGTAAAATTGTTGAAGAATTGGCTCTTTCTTTGTCAATAGAGCTGCTCTATCTGCCGTCTTATTCACCTAATCTAAATTTAATTGAAAGGCTGTGGAAATTGGTCAAAAAGAAATGTTTATATGGTAAATATTATGAGAACTTTTCTGACTTTTCTTCAGCTATTTATGAATGTCTGAATGATGCCCATCTGAAACATAAAAAAGAACTGGATTCCTTGCTGACTCTACGATTTCAGAAGTTTAATAAATCTCAGATTATGAACGTCTAA